Proteins from one Oscillatoria nigro-viridis PCC 7112 genomic window:
- a CDS encoding ADP-ribosylglycohydrolase family protein, producing MRHSLLSKFQGTILGAVLGDSLGLQYQTQLVGIPPQTEDLQPILQLTKHQQLTLRGETLALNSVNSKIPSGKDSSKSGRLAVACSESLIRCRGLDLKDWRDTWEAFAKSEIYHPPNSEFQTLLNPGEAAVAALPSAMFFHENKAKLREKIMLAIEVWHNENQPEWETAILAVAFTIARALKERLDPATAIEQTIAYVKTDNAFTELLLQVQILLEKGADLETAATHLCKSATALRERQGEGKKKLQTESIVNPGNFIPIALAFYCFLNTPEDLRLSVVRAARCGIAGQITCALTGALSGAYNGVAGIPVEWRQVSSAEVKSQQLAHGREPSLWGTGSDAKIVELANNLFAVWAGVYSPDAGLDSAALARSVAAPYVIRPRKI from the coding sequence ATGCGGCATTCCCTGTTGAGCAAGTTTCAAGGAACCATCCTGGGGGCAGTTTTAGGAGACTCTCTAGGCCTGCAATACCAGACGCAACTCGTGGGTATTCCCCCCCAAACAGAAGACTTGCAGCCGATTTTACAACTGACGAAACACCAACAATTGACCCTAAGAGGGGAAACATTAGCGTTGAATTCTGTCAACAGTAAAATCCCAAGTGGCAAAGACTCATCCAAATCCGGGAGACTTGCGGTAGCGTGTTCTGAAAGTTTAATTCGGTGTAGGGGTTTAGATTTAAAAGATTGGCGCGATACTTGGGAAGCATTTGCCAAGTCGGAAATCTACCATCCCCCCAACAGTGAGTTTCAAACCCTGCTTAACCCTGGTGAAGCTGCCGTTGCTGCGCTGCCATCGGCGATGTTTTTTCACGAAAATAAAGCCAAGCTGCGAGAAAAAATCATGCTGGCGATAGAGGTCTGGCACAACGAAAACCAGCCAGAATGGGAAACAGCTATTTTAGCAGTAGCATTTACGATCGCCAGAGCTCTCAAAGAAAGACTTGACCCGGCGACAGCGATCGAGCAAACAATTGCCTACGTCAAAACAGATAATGCCTTCACAGAGCTGCTGCTGCAAGTGCAAATACTACTAGAAAAGGGAGCCGATTTAGAAACAGCCGCAACTCACCTGTGCAAAAGCGCCACAGCTTTGCGAGAAAGACAGGGCGAAGGCAAGAAAAAATTACAAACCGAGTCAATTGTCAACCCTGGAAATTTCATTCCCATTGCCTTAGCTTTCTACTGCTTCTTGAACACCCCAGAAGACTTGCGCTTGTCAGTGGTGCGGGCTGCCCGCTGTGGTATAGCCGGACAAATAACCTGCGCTTTGACGGGAGCTTTGTCTGGAGCCTATAACGGCGTTGCTGGGATTCCTGTAGAATGGCGACAGGTATCTTCGGCTGAGGTTAAATCGCAGCAGCTAGCCCACGGCCGAGAACCCTCGCTCTGGGGAACGGGCAGCGATGCAAAAATTGTAGAGTTAGCAAATAACCTGTTTGCTGTTTGGGCAGGAGTTTACAGCCCCGATGCCGGACTGGATTCGGCAGCGCTAGCCCGATCGGTGGCGGCACCTTATGTCATTAGACCTCGTAAAATATAA